The sequence below is a genomic window from Candidatus Dependentiae bacterium.
TTGTAACGAGCTTTTTTTCTTGGTTCTTCTTCTTCTTTGTCTTCTTTATTTATTATTTGTTTACACGTTTCTATTAATTGTATGTCGGCATTTATTTTGTCCTGTATTTCTTTAATGAAATTGCTATAGACCTTGTTGCGTGCTCGTTCTTGTTGTATCTCTTGTTGATTAAATATTTCTTTGCCGGGTGATCGCTCTAGTTTAGATTTTTTGCAAAATTGGATGAAATAGGTGTATATTTGTTCAGATTTAACAAACTGGTATGCATCTTTTTTATCTGCGATTTCTTGCTGTATGTTGAGTATGTCAGATTGATAATGGTCGAATGTCGTTCGATTCTGTACAAAGAGATCAATAGTTATCTGACATTTTTCTTGTTTGATTGCAATGCAATAATCTAATAATTTGAGCATTGCAGCTTGTTCATCAGTTTGTTTTTCTAAAAGATAGAATCCAATCCTATTGGGATCAGTGCGTGCGCAGCATTTAGCTAGAAATGGTAGCATTAAGCATAAAACTATTATTTTTTTTAAAATGGCATTCTCCTCGAATTTTTATACATATAAATCTGTTTTTTTATGATGACATAATTTTATTTTTTATCAACTTCGAGCGAGCTTTTTAAGAGCTCATATTCTTGGTTGCAAAAAGGGCATTCGTTTTTTTCTTTTTCGGGCTCTTCTATTTTCGGTTTACAGTCGGCGCAAATCATTTTACTGCAGCAACTGAAATAAAAACAAACATCTATTACTGTTTTTTCTTTATCAGCAGGTGTTTCATAGCATATGTTGCATTCAGGTTCTGTGTTTCGGGTGTTTAACTGGCTGAGTAATAAGGTGACCGCCTTTTCTCTTTTTTTTTCATCTTTTATATCTGTGCATCTATGTAATGCTGAAATATGGTGTGCAGAATATTCAATTGATTCAGTCTTTTTGCCTTCTTTATGGGTGGTGCTTTGTGATAATAAAAAATTAACCATTTCTTCTTTATCCGCTTTTAATGCTAGTGAGAGAGGCGTTTCTTTTTTATTATCTTCTGTATTGATATTAGCGCTGTATTTTAATAATAGTATTGCTAATTCGGTATTGCCGGTTTGTGCAGCATAGTGCATTGCGGTCATGCCTCGTACATCTTTTACGTTAGGATTTGCTCCTGAACGCAATAAAATAGTAATAGTTGGAATATGTAATCTGTTTATTGCATAGATTAATGGTGTTTTACCATATTTATCAACAGTGTCAATAATCTCTTTTGTTGCAGGTGCTGTGAGCAAGAGGCCAATGATTTTTGGTGTGCTTAACTGTGCGGCATGATGCAATGGTGTCATACCCAGATCATCGGCAATATTAGGTAAGGCTTTTTTTTTGAGTAACAAAGAAATAGTGCATGCATTACCAGCTTTTGCAGCGCATATTAAAGGTGTTTGTCCGTGCAAGTTTTTTGCATTAATACGTGCGTGATGATCCAGTAGAAATGAAACAACTTTGTTTTTTCCTGCTCGTGCTGCAATATGTAGAGCAATATCACCTTTTTCATCAATATCGTTAATATTAAAAGTAGGGATTGATGTTAGCATGTGCAGAGCGTTTTGTATATTAAGTTCATCTTGTAAGATTGATCTATTTATAAAGTTGTTTAGTGGATTGCAAACATATTCTTTGCCATCTTTTTTTATTAAGCATCCCTGATGGCGCAATTGGTGTAAAAGTTGATCTTGTATGCCAATTTTTTCTTGAAGGACATCGAGTTCATGCTGTATGCGTTCGAGTTCTTGTTGCTTATGTTTATGAACAGCCGTTCCGGTAAAAATACTCATTGCTGCGGCAGTAAAAGCTGTTGGCAAAAAACCGTCCATCGCGTTTAGTGGTAATGATATTGTGCATAGGCATAATAAAAAATGTCGCATCTTTACCCCTTATAATTTTAATACGCCATATTTTAGACATATGTAGGTAATGATACAAAATCAACAGTTTTGTACAATTGGTTGCACTCGTTGTAAAAAAAGTTTCAGGCGACGATAGTCATTGCCGCTCAGTATTGAGAATGTTTCAATGAGTTGATGTAGTTTTGTTTTATTTAAAATGCCGAGTTCTTTTTGTTGTTTAAATAGTGCCAATAATAGTTCATCAAGATTACAAATTTGGTCTGCTGCATTGAATAATGTGTGCAAGTAGGTGTCTTGATAAAAAAAGGTTTTTAATGAATCGGTATCCATAGGGCTCACAAACGCATGGATTTTTGGCGGTTCGGGGCTAATGGTATACTGTATGCTCCCTTTTTCTTGATAGCCTAATATTAAACATGAAAAAGTGGTTTTTAAAAAAGAGAAAATTTGAGGTTGTTCTTTTAGGAGTTCTTGCTCAGTTTTTTGATATACAAATGGTGCACGGTTAGGATCCATAGATCCGGTTTGTACTTGATGGACTACAGCAAAAATCTGTTTTGTGCCGGAATCAACTTTTACTAAAGATCCAAAATGAGCAAATCTGTCCCATTGCCAACTTTGAGCGGTGAAGTTATGTAAAGAGCTTTCAATAATTTCTGCAAATGGTGCTGGGTTCATATTGACCTTTTTTTAATGTCTTAAAAAAGTTCTTGTTGTTTATCAGGATCATTGATTTTATTAA
It includes:
- a CDS encoding ankyrin repeat domain-containing protein, with product MRHFLLCLCTISLPLNAMDGFLPTAFTAAAMSIFTGTAVHKHKQQELERIQHELDVLQEKIGIQDQLLHQLRHQGCLIKKDGKEYVCNPLNNFINRSILQDELNIQNALHMLTSIPTFNINDIDEKGDIALHIAARAGKNKVVSFLLDHHARINAKNLHGQTPLICAAKAGNACTISLLLKKKALPNIADDLGMTPLHHAAQLSTPKIIGLLLTAPATKEIIDTVDKYGKTPLIYAINRLHIPTITILLRSGANPNVKDVRGMTAMHYAAQTGNTELAILLLKYSANINTEDNKKETPLSLALKADKEEMVNFLLSQSTTHKEGKKTESIEYSAHHISALHRCTDIKDEKKREKAVTLLLSQLNTRNTEPECNICYETPADKEKTVIDVCFYFSCCSKMICADCKPKIEEPEKEKNECPFCNQEYELLKSSLEVDKK